The genomic interval GCcacccaggagctggcacagcgCGTCCGGCTGAGGGACTCCGTCTCCCACCCTGCTCAGATACAGCCGCAGCACCAGGCCACCCGCCACCACGTGACCCGCCAGGTCCGTCATGACCAGGGCAGCGGCCAGCAGCAGAAACGTGGCCTTGGAGCGGCGCCGCAGACCAGCGTACGACTTCAGCAGGATCAGCAGCGCCGCCACGTTGGACGCCACACCGAGGGACATGGACAGAGCCGCcgccatcggaccactcagaaaCCTCTCAGAGACCGTGCTAGTGTTAGCATTGAGTAGCGCCAGAGTCAAGTGGCTCCAGTTGGAGGATTTCCTGAGTTCAAAATGTTCACTGGTGGAATCAACAGAGAGTGAAGCTAAGTCCATTTCAGCTGAAGATCACAGAATGCATCAGAACACAGCCACTACAAACAGTGAGAAGATGATGGGAGATCAGTTATGTTTCATCAATATCTACACTGTCTAAACGCCAATAATTGGCGTAATAATTAATCCACTCCGTTACACATCAAACGCCCCTTTACTCCACTGAgttacacaccaaactcccctttaattcactcagttacacatCAAACGTCCCTTTAATCCACTCCGTTACACATCAAAGACCCCTTTaattcactcagttacacatCAAACTCCCCTTTaattcactcagttacacatCAAACTCCCCTTTaattcactcagttacacatCAAACGCCCCTTTAATCCACTCCGTTACACATCAAACGTCCCTTTaattcactcagttacacatCAAACTCCCCTTTaattcactcagttacacatCAAACACCCCTTTAATCCACTCCGTTACACATCAAGCGCCCCTTTAATCCACTCCGTTACACATCAAACGCCCCTTTACTCCACTGAGTTACACATCAAAGACCCCTTTaattcactcagttacacatCAAACTCCCCTTTaattcactcagttacacatCAAACGCCCCTTTAATCCACTCCGTTACACATCAAACGCCCCTTTACTCCACTGAGTTACACAACAAACTCCCCTTTaattcactcagttacacatCAAACGCCCCTTTAATCCACTCTGTTACACATCAAACGCCCCTTTACTCCACTGAGTTACACATCAAACACCCCTTTAATTCACTCCGTTGCACATCAAACGCCCCTTTACTCCACTGAGTTACACATCAAAGACCCCTTTaattcactcagttacacatCAAACTCCCCTTTaattcactcagttacacatCAAACGCCCCTTTAATCCACTCCGTTACACATCAAACGCCCCTTTACTCCACTGAGTTACACATCAAAGACCCCTTTaattcactcagttacacatCAAACTCCCCTTTaattcactcagttacacatCAAACGCCCCTTTAATCCACTCCGTTACACATCAAACGCCCCTTTACTCCACTGAGTTACACAACAAACTCCCCTTTaattcactcagttacacatCAAACGCCCCTTTAATCCACTCCGTTACACATCAAACGCCCCTTTACTCCACTGAGTTACACATCAAAGACCCCTTTaattcactcagttacacatCAAACTCCCCTTTaattcactcagttacacatCAAACGCCCCTTTAATCCACTCCGTTACACATCAAACGCCCCTTTACTCCACTGAGTTACACAACAAACTCCCCTTTaattcactcagttacacatCAAACGCCCCTTTAATCCACTCCGTTACACATCAAACGCCCCTTTACTCCACTGAGTTACACAACAAACTCCCCTTTaattcactcagttacacatCAAACGCCCCTTTAATCCACTCCGTTACACATCAAACGCCCCTTTACTCCACTGAGTTACACATCAAACACCCCTTTAATTCACTCCGTTGCACATCAAACACCCCTTTACTCCACTCCGTTACACATCAAACACAAGTTCAGTTTTGAGAGAAATTCAGGATccaagaaataaaatatttctcacATTTTAACTCACGTCAGAGTAAACCAGGATTAAAGTAAAACACTAAACTACAGGATTAAAGTTATACACTAAACTACAGGATTAATTATTGACAGTGATATAGTTAATAGTTTAGCTACTGATCAGATTATTACCATTCTGGAGTCTCTGATTCATAACCCAAGACCCGGAGAAATCTCCACGAGGTCCACACTCCACCAGGGTCCTGCTCAGTTAATCCAGACTAGAAAATCCAGTTCGTTTAAATTAGTTCAGTAAATCCAGATCATCCCTGAAGAACTGTTTTAATGCAGAAAGCCTGAGCTCTGCACACAGAACATGCCCCGCCCACTCCAATGATAAACCCGCCCATACAAACCCTGCCCCTCCCCTCTACACCCAGTCTTCTACATTAGCTCCTGCCACACTGACCCTGATTGACCTGTGTTCTGTTTCTTTATAAACTGAAGGAACATTATTCTGTTGTTTTTAGAGAgtctgggttttattttttattgttgttccTTTGTTGATTTATAATGTCTGTCACAAAACCACACTGTGGTAAATCAGTAGCCACTTGTCACACCTGGATTCTCTCATTCccttattcactcattcattcacttactcTCATTTACTCACTTGTTCATGTAATCATTAATTCACTTAATCATTagtttattcactcactcattaacttTCTGAAGCAGGAAATCaaagtggaactgtgctctctggagtgatggagttcctgtgtttacattaatGTGTAACGTGTTTATGCTAATGTGTGAGGCAGTAGCGAGGGAGCACTGTGAGGCTATAGTGAGGGGATAGGTGTGAGGGAGCAGTGTGAGGCTATAGTGAGGGGGCAGGTGTGGGGCTGTAGTGAGGGGGCAGTGTGAAGCTGTAGTGAGGGGGCGGTGTGAGGCTGTAGTGAGGGGGCAGTGGGGGCTGTAGTGAGGGGGCAGTGGGGGCTGTAGTGAGGGGATAGGTGTGAGGGAGCAGTGTGAGGCTATAGTGAGGGGGCAGGTGTGGGTCTGTAGTGAGGGGGCAGTGTGAGGCTGTAGTGAGGGGGCAGTGTGAAGCTGTAGTGAGGGGGCAGTGTGAGGCTGTAGTGAGGGGGTGGTGTGAGGCTGTAGTGAAGGGGCAGTGGGGGCTGTAGTGAGGGGGCAGTGGGGGCTGTAGTGAGGGGGCAGTGTGAGGCTGTAGTGAGGGGGCAGTGTGAGGCTGTAGTGAGGGGGCAGTGTGAGGCTGTAGTGAGGTAGTAGGTGTGAGGGGGCAGTGTGAGGCTGTAGTGAGGGGCAGTGTGAGGCAGTGTGGGGCTGTAGTGAGGGGTCAGTGTAAGGCTGTAGTGAGGGGGCAGTGTGAGACTGTATTGAGGGGGCAGTGTGAGGCTGTACTGAGGGGGCAGTGTGAGGCTGTAGTGAGGGGGCAGTGTGAGACTGTATTGAGGGGGCAGTGTGAGGCTGTACTGAGGGGGCAGGTGTGAGGCTGTACTGAGGGGGCAGTGTGAGGCTGTACTGAGGGGGCAGTGTGAGGCTGTACTGAGGGGGCAGTGTGAGGCTGTAGTGAGGGGGAAGTGTGAGGCTGTACTGAGGGGGAGCGTGAGACTGTATTGAGGGGGCAGTGTGAGGCTGTACTGAGGGGGCAGGTGTGAGGCTGTTATGAGGGGGCAGTGTGAGGCTGTACTGAGGGGGCAGTGTGAGGCTGTAGTGAGGGGCAGGGTGGTGCTGTAGTGAGGGGCAGGGTGGTGCTGTAGTGAGGGAGCAGTGTGGTGCTGTAGTGAGGGGGCAGTGTGAGGCTGTATTGAGGAGTCAGTGTGAGGCTGTAGTGAGGGGGCAGTGTGGTGCTGTAGTGAGGGGGCAGTGTGGTGCTGTAGTGAGGGGGCAGTGTGGGGCTGTAGTGAGGGGGCAGTGTGAGGCTGTAGTAAGGGGATAGGTGTGAGGGGGCAGTGTGGGGCTGTAGTGACAGGGCAGTGTGGGGCTGTAGTGAGGGGTCAGTGTGAGGCTGTATTGAGGGAGCAGTGTGAGGTTGTAGTGAGGGAGCAGTTTGAGGCTGTACTGAGGGGGCAGTGTGGTGCTGTAGTGAGGGGGCAGTGTGGGGGTGTAGTGAGGGGGCAGTGTGAAGCTGTAGTGAGGGGGCAGTGTGAGGCTGTAGTGAGGGGCAGTGGGGGCTGTAGTGAGGGGGCAGTGGGGGCTGTAGTGAGGGGGCAGTGTGAGGCTGTAGTGAGGGGGCAGTGTGAGGCTGTAGTGAGGGGGCAGTGTGAGGCTGTAGTGAGGGGGCAGTGTGAGGCTGTATTGAGGAGGCAGTGTGAGGCTGTAGTGAGGTAGTAGGTGTGAGGGGCCAGTGTGAGGCTGTAGTGAGGTGATAGGTGTGAGGGGGCAGTGTGAGGCTGTAGTAAGGGGATAGGTGTGAGGGGGCAGTGTGGGGCTGTAGTGACAGGGCAGTGTGGGGCTGTAGTGAGGGGTCAGTGTGAGGCTGTATTGAGGGGTCAGTGTGAGGTTGTAGTGAGGGGGCAGTTTGAGGCTGTAGTGAGGGGGCAGTGTGAGGCTGTAGTGAGTGAGCAGGTGTGAGGCTGTAGTGAGGGGGCAGTGTGAGGCTGCAGTGAAGGGGTAGGTGTGAGGGGGCAGTGTGAGGCTGTAGTGAGGGGGCAGTGTGAGGCTGTAGTGAGGGGGCAGTGTGGGGCTGTAGTGAGGGGGCAGGTGTGAGGCTGTAGTGAGGGGGCAGTGTGGGGTTGCACCCCCAcctgtcatcacaaagtgcttcgagaggctcgtcatgaggcacatcaagaCCCTACTTCCCctcacactggaccctctacagttcgcgtatcgtcctaaccgcacaacggacgatgccatatccaccacgctccACCTAGCgctcacccacctggacaaaaaagacacatatgcccgaatgctgttcatagacttcagctcagcattcaacaccatcattcctcagcacctgattgggaagctgaatatactgggccttaacacttctctctgcaactggatcctggacttcctgagtgggagacctcagtcagtccggatcggtaggaacacctccagcaccatcacactgaacactggagccccccggggctgcgtgctcagtccactgctgttcacactgctgacccatgactgtgcagcgatgcacggctcaaatcatatcatcaagtttgctgatgacacgactgtggtgggtctcatcagtaagaacgacgagtcagcatacagagaggaggtgcagcggctaactgactggtgtgaagttaacaacctgtctctgaacgtggacaaaaccaaagagatggttgtagacttcagagaaacaaggggtgagcactcgccgctgaaaatctacaactctgctgtggagattgtcaagaATAGAAGAAGGTTCATCTCCCACCTCCTATCCTCAACACTttttacagaggagtcatcgagagcatcatgaccagctgcatcactgttgcactagttgcactttaatgttgtgtattgttttatgtagcaccttggtcctggaggaacgctatttcgtttcactgtgtactgtaaacactttatactgctgaaatgacaataaacttcttgaacttgaagtTGTAGTGTGGGGGCAGGTGTGAGGTTGTAGTCCTTGTCCTCTGTTTATCTCTTGTTTTTAAAGCTGACTGTAAACAGAAGCCTGTCGTCTGTGGATCCTCTGGAGTGAGAAAGGAATGCCTCACCATCTCACTCTGCTCCAGGGGTTAATCATTACCTCGCGCCCAGATGTGATTAGACACGTCTGTCCAGAAAAGACAGTGAGGTGGTCAGCACAGGAGTACTGACCCGTCTGGGCCCTCCCTCAGCCtcagaattaaatttattttggtTTCTAACATTTAGTCTCTAAATGTCCAGGCTGTTGATGAGttctgtttatctgtgtgttCTTCCATTTCTCACAAACTGCACAGCAGTAGTTCCAGGAGCAGCCACAGTCCCCGAGGAAGAGAAACAACTTGTCATTTTCCAGTGCTGTGGAACGTATCAGACCAGGTGAGCCCCTGGGCGAATATTTTGAAAGTCTTGTTAGTTATGTTGTGGTGCAGCACCAGGATTAATAAGTAACATCAGTCTATTTCTGACTGTGGGGGTGAGGGGTCTGTTAGTAAAACTGTGGGGGCCCTGAAAACAGAGGGATGTCCAGCTGAGTGTCGAGGGGCGAAGGCCGTGCTGTTCTCGCTGCAGATGTTTCCTCAGGAAAGCCTTTGGACCTGAAGGTGTTCTCTAAGTTCTGCACAGCGTGGTCCCGCTGTTCACTCTTCAAACCTGAGGCAGATGTTGACAGATGCTCTTCAGTCAGATGAATTGAGGCCCAGTTCTGCAGGATACAGATGTGGAGAAGGTTCCAGTGAAACAGCAGCGGAACCAGACCCCCGCCCGTGGGACGTCCATTGTCACCGGAGACTGAAGGTCACTGAGGGAAGGGACGGAgcgtctctctgtctccagctCATTGCTGATTGGATGTGAGGGGAGGGATCAGACAGGAATGTGACCAGCAGTTTTAGTGACCATTCTGCAGAACTGACGGAGCCAGACTTTACCAGTGAACACCCCCGCTTTACCCCCAAGACCTTACCCCGGCCCAACCTGAACCCGGAACCGGAGCTGAGTGCTGGGACAGAGTGGGAACTCTGGAACTCCGTTTTGGTTTCCAAGACACATCAGAAATAGCCACTGAGTGAAAAGTGATCTCAGAGAGGAACACACTGTTCCCACCAGAGCATTGGAAACACCTTCGTTACAAACTGCaggaaacacattcacacactccccaTCTGTGTCTGCAGGATCAGTGTGTCCTGCTGTTGATAACTCTATTTAATAAACACCTGAGACATGCTGAAGATTACTGTGTTTCTCAGAGCTTCTgctaaagagagagaacagagagagagagagagaaaaccactATTGAACCACAcccccaaacccctaccctgctgaaccccgcccccacagaggcacagagacacacaaagagacacagacacacagaaacacacaaagacagacaaacagacgcacagtcagacagagacagagacccacagacagacaaagacacaGGAAAAAATCAGACTGTGGTTTATTCAGTGATTCTCTGAGTTTTGTCTCcagtaaaaatacatttaaaaatcacaacGAGAAATTAAAA from Hoplias malabaricus isolate fHopMal1 chromosome 3, fHopMal1.hap1, whole genome shotgun sequence carries:
- the LOC136691544 gene encoding uncharacterized protein, producing the protein MTSLSKHFVMTGGGATPHCPLTTASHLPPHYSPTLPPHYSLTLPPHYSLTLPPHTYPFTAASHCPLTTASHLLTHYSLTLPPHYSLKLPPHYNLTLTPQYSLTLTPHYSPTLPCHYSPTLPPHTYPLTTASHCPLTPITSLQPHTGPSHLLPHYSLTLPPQYSLTLPPHYSLTLPPHYSLTLPPHYSLTLPPHYSPHCPLTTAPTAPHYSLTLPPHYSFTLPPHYTPTLPPHYSTTLPPQYSLKLLPHYNLTLLPQYSLTLTPHYSPTLPSSHLPPQYSLTLPPQYSLTLPLSTASHFPLTTASHCPLSTASHCPLSTASHCPLSTASHLPPQYSLTLPPQYSLTLPPHYSLTLPPQYSLTLPPQYSLTLPPHYSLTLTPHYSPTLPHTAPHYSLTLPPHTYYLTTASHCPLTTASHCPLTTASHCPLTTAPTAPSLQPPLPLHYSLTPPPHYSLTLPPHYSFTLPPHYSLTLPPHYRPTPAPSL